The Lycium barbarum isolate Lr01 chromosome 11, ASM1917538v2, whole genome shotgun sequence genome contains the following window.
TGTTTAAAAGGGGCAACCCAACGGAAACACATCTTTTACTTTCCTTTTGCCATATTCACATATTTTTGTAGCATAATGTTTATCtcacttttttttccctttcccCAGATTATCAACTGCAATTCGTGATCTTTACTCCAAGTGCTAGAAGTTGACTTCATTAATTGCATCTTTCTTTGCTTCTTTATATTACTTTAGGTGGTGCCGGAGGCTATGTAGATGCTGGATTTATGGGTGTGCAAGGTTATCAATTAACTGCCAGCAATGGAGGTTTGAATAGTTTTCTGCATGCACCGCCTAATATGCAATATATGGGAGGCCACACTATGAGCTTCTCTCCACAGATGACAGCATCTTCACGCGTCTACCTGCAAAATAGCTCGTCCAATAACTCTAATAATCTATTGCGAGGTGTTGTACCATTCTCACCGACTGGCTCTAGGTTGTACAGACCTCATCCAAGGGAATTCATGCCTGAAGCAAATACTCGACACCACAACCTCCCTAACATGAGAGTTTTGCCAGAAAATGtaacattttttcctttttaccaGTTCTTCTCGTTCTCTTTGTTGTAGTGTCGTTTCATGCAGTTAAAGTAATGGGATTGGATGTTGATGGGGTATCTCTTTCTTTGGTGATTTTACTAGAGGGTGGCAATGCTGGATGTTCCAGCATACCATGAAGTGGGTAATGTTGTTGATCAGTTCAGAGATATGCGTTTGGACATAGATCACATGTCTTATGAGGTGAGGAATATTGTTTCTTAAGTGTATGTATCATCACATTTTTGTAAAAAATCTCGTTCAATTATTTACCATAATCTTGGGTAACTTACCCTGCGATGTAAAAATTCTCCAGGAGCTTCTTGCATTGGGGGAGCATATTGGCAACGTGACAACGGGTTTATCAGAGGAAGCTATTGTCACCAATTTGAAAACGAGAATATTTTTGTCTACCGAGACTCCTTGCGCTCTGGAAAGTGTTGCATGTCAAGATCACAAAACTGACTGTGTCATATGCCAGGTATTAACAATAGCTTTGCTTGTTTAGTAGTCCATTTGTGACCTATAGTTTCTAAGTATAATATTTGGATGCTGTTGTGCTGGTTATATTTAATTGTTTAACAAAGTTTCCTTAATTGACTTATTTTTACAACACTTTGCTTAATTTTTATGTTGTCATTCTCTTCCTAAATCATAAATTCATCAAAAGGTTATCTTGAATCTTTGTAAGGTTTCCTTGTCACGCCAATGAGAAGCTTTTTGGTTGTCTACCTGGCACAATGTTATGTTGTGATTTTGTTCATTCTTTGAAGATTGCATCTTATTTGCTTCTGCATGAGTATTAGTATTCAGATATGTGGTGTTAAATTCGCAAGATTTGCTTTCCGGTGAAGCTATATTCCTTTCTTGTTGCTTGTTTCTTTGAGATAGCTCTGATGGCCTGCATATGTTACACACATCATTGCAGACTGGTTACATCGACCAAGATAAGATTGGCGTTCTTGAGTGCGGGCACGAGCATCATGAAGACTGCATAAAGAAATGGTTGGTTGTGAAGAATATTTGCCCCATCTGCAAATCCACAGCATTGTCCACAAAGAAACAGGTAGATGGGAGGTCGATGAATAATTAAAATAGTGCAGGCATTCTATTCTCTTGTTAAATGTTTATTCTCCGATGAGGAAAATGTTCCTGAAACTGTATTATAAATTTTGTACATATTTTTGCCGTAGTCCAGCTCTCCTAAACGTTTTTCGTTGACCTTATCTTTGTGGAGCTAAATTTGTCCAGACTCGTAAGTTTTGTTCTGCCATATAGACGTTCCGTTTCACCATAGCTTCTTTACTCTTGTATTTTTCAAGCTTGTTTTGAGAAGCATTTTTATTGAGCTGATGGTCCATTGAAATCAGCCTCTCTACCCTCACAAAGGTAGGGTAAGGTCTCCATTCAATCCACCCACACCAGCACCTaattgtgagattacactgggctGTCTGTGGGTCTCGGCTTTTGATTTTATGGTAGTGCTAATTTTTCCTGTTTTTCATCTTCGGCTTTTGATTTTATGGTAGTGCTAATTTTTCCTGTTTTTCATCTTCAAATAGACCAAGATACTTACCGAGTATCATCTTCTTAATTTCTAGTACGAAAAACCTACATGCAAACGCAATTGTGTTGCCTGAGTTAATCGAGCTGTCGAACCATATCCCTAACTAATACGTACTTATCTATTGATCGAGCGATTCAATAAATGAATTGCCTTTGTTATAATACCATGTTATTAGGAGTAGAAAATTAGAAATATTTTGAAGGAGCAAAGCCTTTTTGTTATGAAATATTAGGTATATTATGGTAGATGTCCATAACTCCTCAGTAGTTACTCCCACTACTTTCTCCATGATGTAACTATTAAATCTCCACCTCCTATCTtcattatgtaaatattaattcCCACACCTCCATGATCTTCCCCCATAACCTTCATAGTTATTATCTTGTTCATTGCCACCTTTTGACTATCCTCTATGTAGTAGTATATATAGGGATATAATAGGTGATGTACTTACACGTGAACATACTTGGATGAATGAAAAAGCTCCCTTCTCTTGTCTCTCTTTTTCTCTTTATTGTTCTTGCTTTCATCTTTTAATCTATTGTATTAATTCTTTTAGGTTGATTTTACAACAtgttatcagcacgagtctctaatCAAATGAGATAGCTTAATCTTTTTCCTAAAGGAGTTGATCTGATTTTCCATCGGTTCAATCTCCAGGCAAACTAAAAGGTATATGATAGAGGTTGGCTAATTTTTGTCCACGAATATCATTTTGGGAGTAGAGACAAGTATTCATTCTTTAGCAATCAccggtgtacatggaccgggttggttcggatgttttaaacaccaaatcaaatcaattgcgtcgggtttttaaatttatacatcaaaccaaaccaataaaattcggatttttcaacctcggtttttctcgggttattcggttttcttggatttttcgggtttttttcagaatagtcttgatacaaaacatataacttttacttcaaatatctctttagtcctagtaatgtacaactatataattaaggtatttcttaagaaaataacataaaatgtgagaagagtgatgacactgtattaaaatatttaaacaaaaagctaataaaatcggttaaaataaatattgctaattaacaagccataaagaaaatgaccataatctacaaatattaagtcatgctaaaataagtacggctaataagtattaattacatgacaaagaaaaaaaacttaagttatgtattttcactctctaaatcaattatacaaaactaaagaatagatatccaacattattgtcattcctaatggtaaattgaatttctatttttagcattagtgttgagttggttttggtttggactttatttgagttattaacatccataggatataaaacttattgacgttcaaaattctaagttcaagcttaaataatatgataatagataaaaaaaatacgaaaaaatttaagaaatatttataaattacattacaaataaatatttttatgtataaaatattttaaaaattgaatacatgtaatgtcggattggtttggttcggtttgactttttttagttaaacccaaaccaaaccaattatggtcggattttttttttcaacaccaaaccaaatcaaaccaaaccactagtcgggtttttatTCTCAgtttatcgatttggtgcggtttatcagtttactttgtacacccctaaccATACTATTATCCCACTCGTACTCGGCCAAGTATGTGTCTTATTATGTGTATGACTTGAGTACTCCAGAAAATATATCCCGAGTAAATAACTTGTTTTGACTAAGCAAAAATTTTACTAATTCCTTTTTATGAATTTTCTAATTAAATTTTCTTGATGCAGTCCCACATAATTTTGACATCTTAAATCCATGTTTGAATAATCAACTATCACTACACCAAAAGAGGCTTTTAATGGCAATATATATTCCTTTTAGCGGAAATAGTTATTGCCACAAAAACAATTACCAGCAATTGGTTAATGTCATTAGATCCAATGTTGCTAAAGCCTTTAGCGGCATTTATTATTAGGGCAAAAGTTTGATATTGCCGGTACTAATTGATTCTAAaatataatgttacacctcgtgaaTTTTTGCGTCTTCGTAAGCAAACTAACATGAGTTCAGAGAGGCTATGTGTTACACctcaggaaaaaaaaattaagtccaTGAAATAATTCTGCGGGTGAACAGTAGACGCGTATGAACAGTAGACGCGGAGGAACAGTACCGatgaacagtaaaaatcagagactaaaaaaaacgaaaaaaatctgattttttttcattttctacccCTCCCTCTCActctaaactctctctaaaccctcCCAAAACCCTCCTAAAATCTCTCTAAATTTTTCAAGTTGAAGTCCTCCAAATCAaaccaagatttcatcttaggaattggaaactagttaagaaaggattatagtatttggtgcttgatgtgtggctgattattgaagcttggagctaggattttagttgagttttctgggcaataaggtatgtaatatactctattcttgttaattaagttattcatgggagaattccctagtttaaagtgaagggaattatgttatgaagtcatagattagttggttgatatgattgccttgagggttgtttttgattggaactttgagagatttctaggtgcttatattgctatatgaggttgttgatattgttgttgatgttgttgataagttgttgttcttgaatttgggagaataaagtgtataaagatattgtatacaaagcgtataccgggctgttttgtgccgatatttggggctattttatgtaattttcgtggctgttttgtgacaatattttggagcggttttatgtaattttcgtggttattttgtgactatattttggagctgtttggtataatatttgtggctgttttgcgatgatattttggggactgttttatggtcgttataGACTGTTTTGAGGGCTGGAATATCGGAGGATTGGTTGTAGTTGctgttgttatattatggatatacggaaataaagaagtgtatacaagcattggcatccgaatgtatattgggctgttttgggagtaatttaagaatggatttaatcctaatttgatatgaaattgttggtattgttgttgttggtactttgattgatgtttggctaagttggaatttcgaggattgttaagtttacaggggaaatgctgcccaattttctctagaatttacgacccgttcttatagtcgattaactaatgttaatacaaattctcccgtgaaggtaacgacgtgacattgggggagagcaagtgaacgataacatagctaaacgacaaaggtatgtgaggctagtcctttctttctaatggcatgaatcctatagcataagttattttcctcttcatgagttcctattttccggaaagctagaagcctaagtccataaatgtctatataagataagagatatgatatgatgatgccatattgataatgatgctatttatttcttacactcaccttatgtactaattccttcaaggtgaggcagaatgtcaataattgctccataatgaaatcgggggatcacgaccttacgccaccccgacagagtatagttgatcttgagtcttatgcatgtactatgataagcatattatgataagcatattattacaagtatttttgatgagcatgtcatgatcatattacaccgcgcctagttggccgggcagtcaccgccaaggcgggcagctatacggatacaccatgaccttttggcatgggcagacaccactagtgggcggcatgagatggtaccccggacgcgggaggcctggacgcgggctaatgttattgattattacaccgttccgatatggacgggcagcttgcatattatgcatatatgaaattatgatgagtatgagtaagacagcatgcattacttcttttatgattgtcatttagatttagatgtttcatattgatgttcacattatattaacactgtctttctttattatttatgcctctcatactcagtacaatgttcgtactgacgtccgttttctttggacgctgtgttcatgcccacaggtagacagggaggtgagcttggtccagacccttagtagctgtcagctgattgagagcactccattgtccggaggtgcttatgattcttcttttggtatatatgcatattttggacacgagggagtcttgttccgtctatatgtttagtatgtcagtagaggctcgtagatacgcagtgtggatcagatggtctcacaagatgttattattatgtatatattattttgatgactgagaggcaaatgtatataagtatttatgtttctatataaaatatgattttcctacaattcgtgtataaaattggtaaaagggcattaaatgagtaagatgagtattagaatgagtggtgctcggtggctagccccgggtacccgtcacggcccctagctgggtcgtgacactatgatacccctataaggtcaagaaagacttttaacaagtgttagacaagtatttaaaggtttcgggatcaagcgaatcgaagaattTAGGTTCGTTGAAAAattggaaaaacttggcagaaattttggtccaaattgagaggggcatatctcctagaatataagGAGTTATGGAACCCATAACCTATGAAAATTGAAGTTCAGCGAGTGTTTTTTCCAATGCAACTAACAGATCGCATTTCCGTGAAGTATAGAGgaaaatacggcccgtacaaaCAATTCCAGAAAGTCGGGATTTTTTTTTACCTCTGATGAACAGTAACCCGTACTTTGAATGTACGGATGAACAGTAACCCATACTTAAAAGTACGGGATGAACGGTGCTCGTACTTTTCCCGAAATTGAGGTCGGTGGAAAATTGTTCCTAAGCCTATAATTAGACATTTCTCATGAATTGGGCCTTTTTTTTCACCTACAATAAAACCCTAAAGCCTCTCTAAGCTTCCATTAactcaccatatcaacacaaatctaagagaaatcaaagattagacaccaagaatcaagagaatcaagtgtgtggatgctcacaAGGGTTGATAGAAGCCAAGAATtctcttggaattgaagttgggttttttctcaagtaaagtattttcatccaaagtccattcctatgtcaccaaaggtgagttttgtatttatctcatgttattaagagtattgagtggttgaatgacttggattggggaagaaagtagaatatgaggctCAAATGtgaaatagtgatattcttgaatagtaatttgacttgaatcataattcttgatatgccatgagtataatcatgttgtgaatgatactaatgatgttgaggaagtattatatgaaaatgGATATAGTGTTGCATTGTAGTTATGGTTAAGGATGACTTTAAAGGGGAATTTTAAgagttgaataatgtttaacttgaagaattttattgattatgatattatgggtgttgctatcgatatttgggagttgtttatcatatggaggaagtggttggaacaaaggaaatgctgcctaattttcgttaGTTCTTAGTCATTTTAGTTTAGACTCAAGTATGCttccaattatctaattttagtacgaattgtcttgaatgtagaatcgtgagcttggaggggaagcgtttagtcgataaagttaaagagacgtaaaggtatgtaaggttagtcCCTTACTTTCAAAGGTATGACTCCTATACTATGATTCctttatatttccatgacttcctCATATCCCAAAGTTGAAGGCTAAAGA
Protein-coding sequences here:
- the LOC132617654 gene encoding probable E3 ubiquitin-protein ligase ZFP1 gives rise to the protein MVRRSMSDNNHIINVGADPRNQEYIHPEPCVVYGSFTSFPHPNVHTVIPSAGNTGNFYLHHLPNHQEGAVIYGMPPSNGVQQPHPATNVAVFATSSNHYNPYVAAPSTDFLAPVNHGLHNSWAWNQAAPSPYLPGGAGGYVDAGFMGVQGYQLTASNGGLNSFLHAPPNMQYMGGHTMSFSPQMTASSRVYLQNSSSNNSNNLLRGVVPFSPTGSRLYRPHPREFMPEANTRHHNLPNMRVLPENRVAMLDVPAYHEVGNVVDQFRDMRLDIDHMSYEELLALGEHIGNVTTGLSEEAIVTNLKTRIFLSTETPCALESVACQDHKTDCVICQTGYIDQDKIGVLECGHEHHEDCIKKWLVVKNICPICKSTALSTKKQVDGRSMNN